From Thalassococcus sp. S3, one genomic window encodes:
- the gltA gene encoding citrate synthase, whose amino-acid sequence MTETTKTATLSFDGQSFELPMHSPTAGPDVIDIRKLYGQAGVFTYDPGYTSTASCDSTITFIDGDKGELLHRGYPIDQLAGKSHYLEVCYLLLYGNLPSAAELEDFEHRVTHHTMLHEQMQNFFRGFRRDAHPMAIMVGVVGAMSAFYPDSTDIHDPWAREVASIRLIAKMPTIAAWAYKYSIGQPFVYPRNDLDYASNFLRMCFAVPAEDYEVNPILSRAMDRIFTLHADHEQNASTSTVRLASSSGANPFACIAAGIACLWGPAHGGANQACLEMLEEIGTVDRIPEFIDRAKDKDDPFRLMGFGHRVYKNFDPRATVMKQSADEVLDLLGIDNNPKLQVAKVLEKQALEDPYFAEKKLFPNVDFYSGIILEAMGFPTSMFTPIFALSRTVGWISQWKEMIADPQNKIGRPRQLYLGDTARDYVDIENR is encoded by the coding sequence ATGACCGAAACGACAAAAACCGCCACGCTGAGTTTCGACGGGCAAAGCTTTGAGCTTCCGATGCACTCCCCCACCGCCGGCCCCGATGTCATCGACATCCGCAAGCTCTACGGCCAGGCCGGTGTGTTCACCTATGATCCGGGCTATACGTCCACGGCCTCCTGCGACAGCACCATCACCTTCATTGACGGCGACAAGGGGGAGCTTTTGCACCGCGGCTATCCCATCGACCAGCTGGCCGGCAAATCCCACTATCTCGAAGTGTGTTATCTGCTGCTCTACGGCAATCTGCCCTCCGCCGCCGAGCTGGAGGATTTCGAGCACCGCGTGACCCATCACACGATGCTGCACGAGCAGATGCAGAACTTCTTCCGCGGGTTCCGCCGGGATGCGCATCCGATGGCGATCATGGTGGGTGTAGTGGGTGCGATGTCGGCCTTCTACCCCGACAGCACCGACATCCATGATCCCTGGGCGCGGGAAGTGGCCTCGATCCGCCTGATCGCGAAGATGCCGACGATTGCCGCCTGGGCCTACAAATATTCCATCGGCCAGCCCTTCGTGTACCCCCGCAACGACCTTGACTATGCGTCGAACTTCCTGCGCATGTGCTTTGCCGTCCCGGCCGAGGATTACGAGGTCAACCCGATCCTCAGCCGTGCAATGGACCGCATCTTCACCCTGCATGCCGATCACGAACAGAACGCCTCGACCTCGACCGTGCGTCTGGCCTCGTCGTCGGGTGCCAACCCCTTTGCCTGCATCGCCGCCGGCATTGCCTGCCTCTGGGGTCCCGCCCATGGCGGCGCCAACCAGGCCTGCCTTGAGATGCTGGAAGAGATCGGAACCGTCGACCGGATCCCCGAATTCATCGACCGCGCCAAGGACAAGGACGATCCGTTCCGCCTGATGGGCTTTGGCCACCGCGTCTACAAAAACTTCGACCCCCGCGCGACGGTGATGAAGCAATCTGCGGATGAGGTGCTCGACCTTCTGGGCATCGACAACAACCCCAAACTGCAGGTCGCCAAGGTGCTGGAGAAGCAGGCTTTGGAAGATCCCTATTTCGCCGAGAAGAAGCTCTTCCCCAACGTGGATTTCTACTCCGGCATCATCCTCGAGGCGATGGGCTTCCCGACCTCCATGTTCACGCCCATCTTCGCCCTGTCGCGCACCGTGGGCTGGATCAGCCAGTGGAAGGAAATGATCGCCGATCCGCAAAACAAGATCGGCCGCCCCCGCCAGCTTTACCTGGGGGATACGGCGCGCGACTACGTCGATATCGAAAACCGCTAA